AGGCCGCGCGCGGTCAACGCGTCCGGCAGCCCGGCCACCCCCATGCCGAAGACGTCCAGCGGGGCGACGGCGGCGAACCGGGGCATCAGGTCGGTGCCGGTGACCCGCCAGCGGCGTACCGGCTCGTTGGTGACCACGGCGAGGTGGTCCACGTCGCCGGTCCACTCCACCCGGGGCGGGACGATGCCGTGCTCGACGACGGCGGTGCGGGTGCCGCCGTTGTCCCAGAACAGCTCGTTGAAGTGCGTGACGTGGGTGAGCAGCAGGTCGTCCCGGTCGGCCATCGGGTGGCGGGTGTTGGGCACGTCGCCCTTGGGGGTGTTGTGCTCGACGTAGATCGCCGGGAGGTCACGGCCGGGCCGGCGACCCAGCCACTGCTGGGCCAGCTCCAGCTCCTCGGGGCGTTGCAGGATCACCACGTCCACCTCGGCCCGGCCGAGCTGCTCCGGCGTCACCTCGACGGCGCTGTCGGGCCACGGATAGGTCCGCGCCCGGCCGAGGCCGTACGGGCCCCGGTCCGGGGTGACCGGGACCAGGTAGCGGTGTCGCCCGTGCACGAAGGACGTGGTCCAGGAGCCGTGCACGTGCCAGAGCAGAACGTTCATGCCTCTCCTCGCGACTGGGACGGGGTGGACAGGGTCGGGGGTGGTCAGGTGGGCGGGGGTGCGAGGAGTCGGACGGCGGCGACGACCTCGGCCGGGTCGATCCCGGTCAGGCAGGGGTGCCCGGTGACCGGGCAGATCGCCGCCCGGGTGTCCCGGCAGGCGGCGTCGGCGTCGCCGAGCCGGACGTTCGGCACCCGGTAGGGACCCCACTGTCCGTAGGGGACGGTCGGGGCGAAGAGGCTGACGACGGGCGTACCGACGGCGGCGGCGAGGTGCGCGGGGCCGGTGTTGCCGACCACCAGCGCGCCGGCACCGGCGATCACCGGCGGCCAGCCAGCACCGAG
The Micromonospora sp. R77 DNA segment above includes these coding regions:
- a CDS encoding glycosyltransferase; amino-acid sequence: MNVLLWHVHGSWTTSFVHGRHRYLVPVTPDRGPYGLGRARTYPWPDSAVEVTPEQLGRAEVDVVILQRPEELELAQQWLGRRPGRDLPAIYVEHNTPKGDVPNTRHPMADRDDLLLTHVTHFNELFWDNGGTRTAVVEHGIVPPRVEWTGDVDHLAVVTNEPVRRWRVTGTDLMPRFAAVAPLDVFGMGVAGLPDALTARGLALPHPVTGFDDLPQDRMHAEVARRRAYLHLCRWTSLGLSLIEAMTIGMPVVALATTEAVDAVPPDAGVLSTRVDTLMEAARWLAGDRDAAYRLGARAREVTKERFGLDRFLADWDRLMEEETCASR